A segment of the Chitinophagaceae bacterium genome:
ACGCCCTGGTTCGTGTCTCACGAAACAGGTTTGTTATTAATACAAAAACATTGGTTTACCCAGCACACTGCGAATTCTTGGCCTGTACTGTGCAACATCATAAAACTCATCCACGTCCACACGTTTCACTCCGCTTGTAACCATACTCATTGGTACATGTGTGTATTTACCTTCACGCAAAGCTACCATGCGTCCGCTTGCTCCATCTTTAATCAAACTTACAGCGAGGCTTGCATAGTTGGTAGCCATCATCAGGTCAAGCGCATCGGGTGCACCTGAACGCATGAGATAAGCCACTGTTTGATTGATGATTCCTTCGCCGGTGATCTTCTTCAATGCTTCACCTGTTATTTCGCCAATGCCACCTAATTTCTGATGACCGTAAGCATCTGTTTCACCATATTCAACCACCATGCCGCCAACCATATGTGCGCCTTCACTCACTGATACCATTGCATAGTTGCTTGGGTTATCCCTTTTATCTTTCATAATTAATTCAGCGAGTTTTTCAGGATCAAAGGGTACTTCTGAAATTAATGCACGATCAACACCTGCGAGGTATGAACTGATCAAACTTGTTTCACCGGAGTTACGTCCGAATAATTCAATGATGGCAATACGTTCATGTGAACCTGTACTTGTACGCAGCTGGTGAATAAACTGAACACTGCGTGTAATAGCTGTACTGAAACCAAGACAGTAATCTGTACCATATACATCATTGTCCATTGTTTTAGGAATAGCAACCACTTTAATTCCTTCACGGTGCAAACGTTCACCATAGCTGAGCGTATCATCACCTCCAATGGGAATTAAGTATTCAATGCCCATGAGTTCCAGATTCTTCATTACATGTGGAGTAAAATCTCGCAGACTGGTATCAGCTGCTTCTGCTTCCGGGTGCTTCGGATCCTTTAAAAATTCAGGAACTGCTTTCGCTTTTACCTTACCCGGATTTGTACGGCTGGTATGCAGAATGGTACCGCCTGTACGGTCGATGGTACGAACCTTTTCACGGGTGAGCACTTCTGTATGTTTGTTGATTGATTCAGTGTTTGATGCATCCAGTTCAAGTAATCCGCCCCAGCCACGCCGGATACCAACCACTTCATATCCTTCGTCCACTGCACGGTTAACAACTGCTTTAATGCACGGATTTAAACCGGGCACATCACCACCTCCTGTTAGAATACCAATTCGTTTCATAATTTGATCCTCCTTTTAAATGGGTTAAGAGTGTTTAGATATTGTATATTTTAAAATACTGGCAGAAGAAGTAATGATGCAGGCAATGCATGAAAAATCTGTGTGCTGTTTTTTATACAGTACATGTATGGCATTTCAGTATTGAGAGCATCGTTTTTTTGAACAGACTAATGTAAGACCGGTAATACTATCACTTCGTGATATTCATCATGCAGTTCTGTGAGAGTAATCATTATAGTGCGCTGATATACAGGTAAGCATTTTTATGAATGAACAGCTGATGACAGTAACGGCTTTCTTCCGGAACAAGACAGGGAGAAGGCAGGGAGAAAAATTATTGCCGTTGGTCATGCCCGTCCAGCTTCAAGCAGGAAGACACAAAACAGCGTCGTGTTTTTTTCTTATGCATACCAACAGGGGCGAAACCAAAAAGCGATGCTGTTTTGCATCGCTTTTTTTACCGGTTGCTGCCCTCAGCAACCAGCTGTTTATAATTTTCTTTCGTTTGCTTATACAGCAACCGCTACGTAAAATGTTCACCTGCATTTTTCAACATCCTCCCGAACTGGGTATGGCATAAATTACATTGCCTGAGCATGCTGAACTGAGTCAGCACTTCCCTGCACCGAACAGCTGGTATTAATGGGCCGCCACATTGAGTTTACAACGTCTTGCGTTTGAAGACCGGCATCAATGGGCTGCCAGGTTTTACCACCGTCGTACGATGCTCTAATCCTCCTTGTATTCGACTGTGTATTGAACGTAATCGAAGCGAACCCACCTTTGATCTTTGCTATATTGATTCCCACACCGCCCTCACTGATCACCGTCTCCCAGGTTTCACCATTATCGGCGGATCTGATGGTCCCATTGACGGTGTTCGCCATCAGCACACCGTTTGACTCTACCAATTTCCATACGCCACGGGTAACTTCTTTCCAGTTTTTTCCCTTGTCTGTGGATCTAAAAAGGCCACGGCCCCGGTCGCAAACAATGAAAACAGTGCCTCCGGCAGTTTCAACAACGTCGATGATCCCTTTCAACTGAAAATTCCCGTATACAGGCGACCACTCACCCGATCCGTTTATTTTTTGCCTAAACAGTCCCTGGTGGTAATCGTATGCAAACATCCCATTCTTACCAGGGGCAATGCTGCTATGATCGTCAGGGAAAATCTCTTTCTCCCAAAAAGAAGCCTTGCTGTTTGGTTTATTGTAATAAATATAATTGCCGGTACGTAAATAGAACCCAGCATCATTTACAAAGAGACTACCCTCCAGCTTATCTCCGGGCAGTCCTTCGCTGATGTCCTGCCATGTTTGTCCGCCGTCAGTAGATTTAAAAACGAGGTTTGCAACGGCCGGCTTATTTTTGTTTGTTGTTTGCTCACTATGCGTGACTGGAAAAACAAAGTGGAATCCGATTGCTATCGGATGAAGAAGGAGCAAAAAAGCAAGGCTGTAGATTTTCATGATGATGATGATTTGGTGAAACAATGAAGTAAAGATATCGGGCGGGCACTAACCTGAAGCATTTTAACGGTAAAGAACTGTAAAAGAGATGTAAAAGGTTTGTAAAGCCAGTAAAAACTGAGGTTTAATCAATTATTTTGCACACATGAAGCCATTTATTCTGCTCGGATCTTCCATCATAATAACTGCTGTTTTAATTTCTGCTGCAGCATTCAGCAATCAAAAGAAGGATATTCCTGAGAAGCATGCAGAAGTGGTATTACGTAATTTAGGACATCAGCTGTTGCTTACAGCCAAGGATTCTTCATCCCGGGTGATGCCGGTTAAGAAATTAAATGAACATACCTACCAGATTGCCTTTCAAAACAGCTTTGGTTTTATTTCAGATACACTTATCAATTTAGTGCAGCGAACATTTCAACAAAATGGAATGGGAAAGGATTATATCGTGAATTTGAGGAATTGCAAACAAAATGAAACGGTGTTTGCATTCGAAATAAATAACCAAACAGGCGATTTAACACCCTGCAGGGGTCGTACGCTGGAGCCTGGTTGTTATGTGATTGAAATTGAATTGCTGAAGAAAAATCAATTTAATTTCTTTTGGCTGTTGCTGTTGATGATTCCTTTGGGTTTTGCCGGTTATTCTATGAAGGATCAGTTTCGGAAAAAAGAAGTAAAAGAACCAATCCTGGATGATACGGATTATATACAATTAGGAAGCTTTCGGTTTTATACAACTAACAATGTTCTTACAAGTGAGACTAAAACTATTACGCTTTCGGAAAAGGAAACAAAGGCACTGAAAATATTTGCAGAAAATATGAATGAAACTGTAGACAGGGAGAAACTGATGAAAGAAATTTGGGAAGATGAAGGTATCGTGGTGATCAGCAGGAATGTTGATGTACTGGTGAGTAAATTACGAAAGAAATTAAGCGATGATAACTCCTTTAAATTTATTAATGTGCATGGCAGGGGTTATAAATTTAATATTGAGTAGATAGCAGATAGAAATCAGGTAAAGTGTAAAACAAATTGGGTTGGTAATTCTGCTCATGCTTCTGGCGCCAGTCTTCCGAAGGGCGACTTGATTCTGATTGCAGCAGTTGTCAGCACAATCATAATTTATACATTTGTATTTCACTGTATGATTGCCACCGAATACCATCCACAGTTCTTTACGGCTACTATTCTTGAATGGAAGAAGTTGCTTCAACCGGATAAGTATAAACAGACCATCATTGACAGTTTAAAGTTCCTGGTAAACGAACAGCGTGTAATTGTTACAGCCTTTGTAATTATGGATAATCATCTGCACATCATCTGGCAGACCGTTAATGGATTTACACCACAACAGGTTCAACATAGTTTTTTACGGTACACAGCGCAGCAGATCAAATTTGATTTACAGGAACATGATCCTGCGTTTCTTGAAGAGTTCCGGGTTGATGCAGCAGACAGGGAATACCAGTTCTGGGAGCGAAATCCTTTGAGTATTGATTTGTATTCAGAGAAAGTATTTTTTCAAAAGATGGATTATCTGCATGCAAATCCTGTTGTTGAAGGTTTGTGCCAATACCCGGAGGAATACAAATATTCTTCAGCGTTATTTTATGAGAAGGAAATTGATCTGTTTGGTTTCATCACTCATTGGCGGGAGTAATATTCTTTAAACGACTTTGCGGAAAGCAGCACGCCGTCGTTGTGTGTTCCGATAGCTATCGGGATCACCAACGACATTGATAGCGGGGGTTGCCTTAGTTATATGCTGTTGGTCATAAGACACAACAGCGGCGTGTTTTTTTTTCTTATGCACACTAATAGGTTGAGAGATTTCAATGAAGTTAACTCTGAGTGGTAGTTATTTCAAACTGTTACAATAAGGAGCACGCCGTCGTTGTGTGTTATCACCAACGACATTGATAGAGGGGTTGCTGAAGTTATTTGCTGTTGGTCATAAGACACAACAGCGGCGAAAGAAAAAGAGGTTTATGTTTTATAAGTAGACTCTCGGCAGGGAAAGAAGTAGGCAGGAGCCAGTGGAGGAGGTGTTAGACTTTGTTGACTTATTATTCTTCATTTCGTTCTCTCCGTTTAAATTGATGTAGTATCATCGGGTAATTTCCTTCATTGTTTCTTTCACTAACTCGTCAATCATTTCTTTTGTAATAGGAATTCCTTCGGGGTGTTTTCCAAGTGAGTTGTTGATAGCCCGGCTAATTAACTCTTGATTATGATTTGATGACTGTCGTTTCATTGCGATGGACAAAACTCTCTCAAACCTTTTTTTGTACCTTTTCAAATGGTTCCCCGTCTTTATTCGTAAATAATTCCAAAAATTGTCCTTTTGTATAATTTAGAGGAATGCTTCTCACTAATTCTTTTATTTCAATTAGATCAAAGGCATAGGATTCATCCAAAGCAATTCCATCATAGTTGTCATTAAGCCTAACTATGAAATTGTGCGTGTTGAAAAGTTCAATATAAGCGTATAATATTTTCTCTGTAGGGTTGCCTAAAAGTCTTATAATGTGGCTTACTTCATTTTCTAGTGGTGTGTAAATTGTTAAGTTTGGGTAGTGCATCCATACAACGTCTAAATCTACTGTTCCTCCTAAATATGGGAATAAGTGAGTAATGTATTTTCTATCGCCACCTTTAAGAATGAAATAGTTTATTGCAGATTTAGTAATTGATTTAAAAACCTCTTTATTAAATTGAAGCTTTGAAAGTGAATAGGTTCGTCAAAATATTCATTTCTATGCTCAGCTGTTGCCATCGCCTGATCAACATCAAGTTCGGGATAACGTTTTCTTTTAGCCCCTCTAAAATGGTCTTCATTTCTTTTCATCTCTCTGTTATTGAGAGTTGGATTTGTTGACCATCAATATCCTCGTTAATGATCGGCTTAGTCATTACTGGCTTACCCCCATATTGCAAGTAGTAATCTTCACCAGTAGATTCAAGTTTACCTTTTATTGCTTGTGGTTCACCACGATGTCTTTTAATCAAAAGTAAGTTTGCTAAGTCGTTCGTTTGCTTAGCAAGTTCAGAATCAAAGCTTTCGCCAAACAGAGAGTTGTGGTTTTTGCAAAGCAGGTCTTTTGATTTTAGACGCCCTCCACAAGCATTAAGAATTATGTGTTCTTCTGTTTCGTTAGTTGAAGTGATGTCTACTTGACATATATAACATTTTGCCACTGATTGTTTATTTAATAATATTAGTATAAAGTGAACTTTTGCCTTTCCAAGGTAGTTCGCAACAAACAAATATTTGCAGATGCTGAAAAATGAAATTTCGTCTGCCTGGCCTTTTTAAAGAACCTTATGTTTTGCGAAGTGTTTATGAGCTGCAAATAAAAGCCTATTGAATTTTTCAAGTAGCAAAACGTCAACTAACTCTACTTTTTCAGCATCGTATTTTAATGCCATTTTATAGATAGTGTCAAAATACATTTTATAATTGACAGAACAAGTCGAAAAGTTTTGCTGACTCTCAAGAATACTAGCTGCTCTTATATGCACCTTTAGTAGGTTCCTTATATCTGCTACTTGGTCATATTCATGAGGATTATAAGGAGTACTGTATTTTTCTCGACGCCTATAATTGAGAAAAGGGAGAGCCCCAAAATTTAAAAACATACTTAAGGTCAAATGAGTTAAGGGTTCCATAGTTAATTGGTTTCTTTCCAATAAATACTAAGGGCATATGGGTATAAAATTGTTGTATAGTGGGATCAATAATGATTTCTTCATTATTTTTAAGTGTTAATATATAGTGATGGTCATGATTGTTGACAAGAACTGATTTTATCAAGTTTTCAATTCCTTTTTTTTCTAAAAACAGCGATAAAGTATAACACATTCCAAAGCAGTTACCCTTCGAAGATTCACTTCCAAGTACATAATTTACGAACTCCTCTGTTATACTTTTTAAGTGTTTCATGAATTGCAAATATCGATCAAGCATTTGGAAGACAGGTAATTTGTTGATTGTCAAACCCACTATTTCAAACACTTTTGATGACTGTGCTTTTATTTTATGTATTCAGTAATTTTTTTATTTATATCTTCTAAGATGTCCAAATATGAGTTGACCGCTTGAAAATGAGTAGTAGTTACATAGGTCATATCTGTATGTGCAGAGTTTACTTCATTGGCAATATCATTTATTTCTATTGCATTATAATCTTCTGGAATATGGGGAGCTGAAATTTGAACTAATGGGATAACAAATCTCTCAATGAATTTTGCTCTGTCTTTTAAGCCGTTGTCAGTAATAACCTCAGTGTCTTCAAAAATTTAATTCTATTTTCACTATAATTTATCATAAACAAATCGTCATCTCGAAACTTCCATTTCTTTATTCCATTTTCAAATTCGAAGTCTACGCCTCGTTGATTACATAACTCAAAATATTTAGTATAAAGAAGTTTTCTATATGAATAAAATTTGTCTTCATGAAAATTATACTTTTTAATATATGTTCTAAGTTCATCTCTAAGAGAAGTTCTAAAGTCATTAAGTGTGTATAGGCTTGATAAAGCTCGTTGAGTTTCTGGATTTCTTCCTGTTTGTTTACTCCTGTGTCTTTGTATAGAAATTTCACATCGATAAAATGAAGAAAATCCGCATTAATCCCTTGGTTAAACTCAAGTCTGAAGTCCTGTTTTTCTATATATTCTTTTAGGTTTTGTATTTGATTTGCGACTGATGAGTTTAACTGTGCCAAACTGTTTTTAAATAAGCTAACTTCTGTGGAAAGTAGTTCCTTTTCCTCAATACGTTTGTCTCGTTTCTCATTTGAGTAAATTCTGGTTGCTATCCAATAACCACCAAATATGCTTAATATCCCAATGATAACCGAAAACCAGTCAAACCAGTTTGGCATGAAATCCCAAAAGGTTCCTTGTAAAATATGAAAACAGTTCATTTTGTGCGGGTTCTAAAAAAGTATTCAAATCTCTAAATTATGCTATAAGAAGTAGCTCTCAAAATGTGACATTAATAATCAATCAAAAGGCGTTCTATATTTTGAATTGTTACAGCTTCAATATAAATTTAATAATCGATTATAAACGTTCCCTCTTATCAATCCCCGGCCGACGTGGGCGTCAGACGAGGTATCAGTCACCTCATCACCCCATCCACAATTCCCTTCAGCTCTTTATACTTTGAGTTGCGTCCTTTGTTTTTGAGATTATATACAAATAAAAAGGCGCAGTATTTTTTTTCATTCTCCACCCAGGGAAAGGAGCCAAAGAGTCCGGGGCTGCTGACGGCGTTGCTTCGTTTACTGTCGGGCATGGCATCTTTTTTATCGGCAATGGCAAGGGGTGAGTCCATCATCCATTCACCAAAACCATAACCCCAGGTGCCTGCTTCTTCGGGTGAGCTCATGATCACCACATCACGGCCAACACGGTTCTTCTGCATTTCATTGATGAGTGCTTTGCTGATAATGCGTTTGCCTTTGTATTCACCTTCATTCAATATCATGGTGAGGAAGTTCATATAATCTAAGGGTGTACTGAAAGCGCCACCTGCTGCCAATGGTACTCCGTTTTTTCCAAAGTCGGTATTCTTCATTTCCAATGGTTCGGCTATGCGTTCATGAAAGGCGGTTTCAAAATCCTTCTCACTTACTTTTTCAATAATGGCGGCAATGATCTGCAAACCTGCATTGCTGTAATGAAAGGTTTTACCGGGTGTTCCTTCCATGGGTGCGTTGGCAATTTTGTCCATTGCATCGGCCATGCTTTTTACACTCTTCATGCCTTCGAGCATTTCACGGAGTCCGCCTGCATTGATGCCCGTTTGGTGGGTAAGACAATGCCATACACGGATGCCTCCTTTTCCATACTTGGTCATGATGGGTAAAAACTTTCCAATAGAATCGTTGAGGCGGAATTTGTTTTCATCAATATAGGTCATGGCGAGTGCGGCGGTGAGCCACTTGCTGCAGCTGGCAATGCGTTCACGGGTGGTGTCGGCATATTCCCGTAACAGATAATCTTCATCGGCACCGGTTATTTTAGAACGAACCTTGGCACGGTTCTCCTGTTGCTTACTGAGTTTATTGAAACTCTGGTTGTACACGATCTTTCCGTCTTTATAAACGAGCATGACGGCACGGCCTCCGAGATCGGGGAGGTTGCTGTTGATCCAGTCGGTTAGTTTGGTAAAGTCCTGCTGTGCAAAACCGAACTGAAAGAATAACAGGAAAAGCAGCGTTGTACTGACTTTGGGGCGGATTATGAAGGCGAACTGTGACATTGTTACTGCTTTTTTTTGTTGGATAGTGATTTGAGGGATAAGGCAAAGAGGCAACGAGGCAAAGAGGCGGAGGCACAGGCAACAGCCAAAAGGCAACGAGGCTGAACGAATTTACTTATTTCAGATTAAGGAAGAAAGGGAAAGAGGAAGAAAGGCAACGAGGCAAAGAGGGAACAGCCAAAAGGCAAAGAGGGAAGGCAGTTAAACACAGAGGAATGGAGGTGATGAGATACACAGAGGGTTGAAGAGAGTGTTAGAAAAATGAATATGAGTTGAAGTGGAAGAATAATAAGGCCTAACCCTCGGTCCCTCTCCGAAGGAGAGGGAGGCCAGGCAAAAGAAATTGAATCAACAGTTGTAATTAAGCATTTGAGCAGTTGAATATTTTTCATCCATATTCAAGTGTTGAAATGGAAGAACAAATAGATCATTAAAAACATGCAGCACCGCTTCCTCTCTGAAGGAGAGGAAGATGGAAGGTGAGGCCAAAAACACACTATATGAACTTAGGAAATTTTACAATTAAAGCAGCAGAGGCAGTGCAGCAGGCACAGCAACTGGCATTTAATGCACAGAACACAAATATTGAAACAGAACATTTGCTGAAGGCATTGCTCGATCAGCAGGATAGTCCGGTGGAATATTTATTGAAGAAAAATAATGTAACGCTGAACCTGGTTGAAACAAAACTGGCGGAAGCGATTGCTAATTTACCCAAGACGAATGGTGGTGAAGCTGCACAGATGGTTGGGCGTGGGGCCAACAACGTTATTCTGCGTGCAGGTGCAGCACTGAAAGGTTTTGGTGATGAGTTTGTAACACCTGAACATTTACTCTTAGCCATTGTACAGGGAAATGATTCAACAGCGAAGATTTTAAAAGGAGCAGGATTAACCGAGAAGGGATTACTCACTGCTATTAAAGATTTGCGGAAGGGTGATACAGTAAAAAGTCAAACCCAGGAAACACAGTTCAATGCACTGAACAAGTATGCGAAGAACTTAATTGAAATGGCAAGACAGGGAAAGCTTGATCCGGTGATTGGGCGTGATGAAGAGATCCGCAGAACATTGCACATCTTAACCAGAAGAAGTAAAAACAATCCCATTTAGTTGGAGAACCGGGTGTTGGTAAAACAGCCATTGCTGAAGGTTTGGCCATGCGTATTTTAAATGGTGATGTACCTGATAATTTAAAATCGAAGATCATTTATGCACTGGATATGGGTCAGCTGATTGCCGGTGCAAAGTATAAGGGTGAGTTTGAAGAGCGTTTGAAAAGTGTGGTGAAAGAAGTGGGCGACAGTGATGGAGAAATTATTTTATTCATTGATGAAATTCATACACTTGTTGGTGCAGGTGGTGGCGAAGGTGCCATGGATGCAGCGAATATTTTAAAACCTGCATTGGCAAGAGGTGAACTGAGAGCGATTGGTGCAACTACGCTGAACGAGTATCAAAAGTTTTTTGAAAAAGATAAAGCATTGGAGCGCCGTTTCCAGAAAGTGATGATTGATGAACCAAGTGTGGAAGATGCGATTTCTATTTTACGTGGATTGAAGGATCGTTATGAAACACATCATCATGTTCGTATTAAAGACGAAGCGATTATTGCTGCGGTTGAATTGAGCAGCCGTTATATCACCGATCGTTTTTTACCCGACAAAGCAATTGACTTAATTGATGAAAGTGCAGCCAAGCTCCGTTTGGAAATGAACAGTATGCCGGAAGAGCTGGATAAACTTGAAAGGCAGATCCGTCAATTGGAAATTGAACGTGAAGCCATCAAGCGGGAGAATGATGAACCGAAGTTAAGAGAGCTGAATACGGATATCGCTAATCTTTCTGTTGAACGTGACACGTTGAAATCGAAATGGAAAGCAGAAAAAGAATTGGTGGAGAAAGTGCAGAATGCAAAAGCAGAAATTGAAAACCTGAAGATGAAAGCCGAACGTGCAGAACGTGAAGGCAATTATGGATTGGTGGCTGAGATCCGTTATGGTAAGGTGAAAGAACAGGAAGCATTGATTGCATCCTTAACTGAACAGATTGAAACAAGCGGTGAAAAACGTTTACTGAAAGAAGAAGTGGATGCAGAAGATATTGCCGCCAACATTGCGAAGATGACGGGGATTCCTGTTGCCAAGATGTTGCAGAGCGAACGGGAGAAACTATTGCACCTGGAAGATG
Coding sequences within it:
- a CDS encoding winged helix-turn-helix transcriptional regulator, which produces MKPFILLGSSIIITAVLISAAAFSNQKKDIPEKHAEVVLRNLGHQLLLTAKDSSSRVMPVKKLNEHTYQIAFQNSFGFISDTLINLVQRTFQQNGMGKDYIVNLRNCKQNETVFAFEINNQTGDLTPCRGRTLEPGCYVIEIELLKKNQFNFFWLLLLMIPLGFAGYSMKDQFRKKEVKEPILDDTDYIQLGSFRFYTTNNVLTSETKTITLSEKETKALKIFAENMNETVDREKLMKEIWEDEGIVVISRNVDVLVSKLRKKLSDDNSFKFINVHGRGYKFNIE
- a CDS encoding ATP-dependent 6-phosphofructokinase, which gives rise to MKRIGILTGGGDVPGLNPCIKAVVNRAVDEGYEVVGIRRGWGGLLELDASNTESINKHTEVLTREKVRTIDRTGGTILHTSRTNPGKVKAKAVPEFLKDPKHPEAEAADTSLRDFTPHVMKNLELMGIEYLIPIGGDDTLSYGERLHREGIKVVAIPKTMDNDVYGTDYCLGFSTAITRSVQFIHQLRTSTGSHERIAIIELFGRNSGETSLISSYLAGVDRALISEVPFDPEKLAELIMKDKRDNPSNYAMVSVSEGAHMVGGMVVEYGETDAYGHQKLGGIGEITGEALKKITGEGIINQTVAYLMRSGAPDALDLMMATNYASLAVSLIKDGASGRMVALREGKYTHVPMSMVTSGVKRVDVDEFYDVAQYRPRIRSVLGKPMFLY
- a CDS encoding transposase; this encodes MIATEYHPQFFTATILEWKKLLQPDKYKQTIIDSLKFLVNEQRVIVTAFVIMDNHLHIIWQTVNGFTPQQVQHSFLRYTAQQIKFDLQEHDPAFLEEFRVDAADREYQFWERNPLSIDLYSEKVFFQKMDYLHANPVVEGLCQYPEEYKYSSALFYEKEIDLFGFITHWRE
- a CDS encoding beta-lactamase family protein, with product MSQFAFIIRPKVSTTLLFLLFFQFGFAQQDFTKLTDWINSNLPDLGGRAVMLVYKDGKIVYNQSFNKLSKQQENRAKVRSKITGADEDYLLREYADTTRERIASCSKWLTAALAMTYIDENKFRLNDSIGKFLPIMTKYGKGGIRVWHCLTHQTGINAGGLREMLEGMKSVKSMADAMDKIANAPMEGTPGKTFHYSNAGLQIIAAIIEKVSEKDFETAFHERIAEPLEMKNTDFGKNGVPLAAGGAFSTPLDYMNFLTMILNEGEYKGKRIISKALINEMQKNRVGRDVVIMSSPEEAGTWGYGFGEWMMDSPLAIADKKDAMPDSKRSNAVSSPGLFGSFPWVENEKKYCAFLFVYNLKNKGRNSKYKELKGIVDGVMR
- a CDS encoding exo-alpha-sialidase, with amino-acid sequence MFHQIIIIMKIYSLAFLLLLHPIAIGFHFVFPVTHSEQTTNKNKPAVANLVFKSTDGGQTWQDISEGLPGDKLEGSLFVNDAGFYLRTGNYIYYNKPNSKASFWEKEIFPDDHSSIAPGKNGMFAYDYHQGLFRQKINGSGEWSPVYGNFQLKGIIDVVETAGGTVFIVCDRGRGLFRSTDKGKNWKEVTRGVWKLVESNGVLMANTVNGTIRSADNGETWETVISEGGVGINIAKIKGGFASITFNTQSNTRRIRASYDGGKTWQPIDAGLQTQDVVNSMWRPINTSCSVQGSADSVQHAQAM